The Crassostrea angulata isolate pt1a10 chromosome 1, ASM2561291v2, whole genome shotgun sequence nucleotide sequence GCCAGAACCATCCAGCCGTCTTAAATAGGTTTCTGTATCTCTAACCCTTTCACGTTCGTACCCGGCGCGCCTATTCCACTTcaatataaaatctttaattattGACAGTGGGCATGTAAAggataaaaacaaatatgatgCACAGAGGCTTGACATATTCAAGTATTAGGGTTTACATTCTTTTTGCACAAGGTGATTTATAAAATCGTTTTATCATAGAAATAACTTCAGTTGGTATGTAAAATTCTGTTGATATAAATGTTGATAAAAGTAcacaataatcaaaatacttccatcgttttagaaatttcaaattttacaatatttgaccaaaaaaatgtaaGGTACAAATTATAAAAGTTCCGGTGAGATTCGAACTCATTACTTTAGATTTCGTAGTTACACTGTATCCCATGGTGCTACACTGTTAGGTGAccgtttaaaaaaacataatcaAATTgtattatacttgattttattgtttatttcgatcggAATTatatgtcacaatatggaggtgtcccataccaccttaaaagtGCGAATCTAAAAGGGTACAACAAGACTTTTCCTATCCAAGAGGGAAAATGGTCTTAATtcatcagtttaattaaaaatatgttttggatatatattgatttacaatgtcagtttatttgtattttacagGTTGGGTGAAGTTTGTACGAATTACGACCGCCTTTGGAACCTCCCTACTGGGTCTGGGACTTCTGGTACACCTTGTGTACTTGCTGAAGAAAACCCCAACACTGAAGACATTTTCAGCTGGGGTTATGTTTATTGCAGGTGACGtttgaacatatattttttgtgtGTATGCATGTACCGGTATACCCATAACGGACTATGCAGTATCAAAGATTTTGGAAATGAGTAATATGTTATCAATTAAGAcatattagagaggtttagcagaccaacgtgTACGTATAGGTTACAATTTAGAACTACGCTTACCAGCTCAATTAcctttcttgtttagcagttgtaACGTGTATCTGTacgtgtaaatgttttaatgtaattctACATATGATTATCCTATCCTACTAAGCTGAGAATTGTTATCTTAAACGAAAATTAAGAATtctgcatgtgttaattttactatacatcattgtttatatatgtatattttttatttatcacagGTTGATAAAATAACAGAGCCATTGTATTTTTGGGGGGAAGAGATACGTGAAATAAAACTCCAATAACATATCAaacttaaatgaaaatttatgtttgtAGAAATCAGTATTCGCATTAGATATTCaggctaaaaaaaattcaccatattttaaaaaataaatagccAACAGGGAAACAGTGGCTACATGTTCGACCTTACGGGTACTttgcaatttacatgtatgttcatttgGGTACACACGTGTAGAAATTCGTCATTACacaaactgatgacgtaatgcACCTATTTTCCTTTCTACACGTACGCGTACACGTTGgtttgctaaacctctctaatgattGATAGCTGTCgaattggatttttttatttatcttaccCATGCACGTGAATGAAAGagaccaggcacgtagcatcgttttttaaagtaggggggggggggggggcagacgcatccaaaaattcttgacaagcaaaaaaaaaaaaaaggggaatttcaatttccaaaaatcttaatccgttttttatgatttttcaaaatgatacgTGCCTggagattaaagattttagctAAAAACATACGTAAAAATTCATTATATAGCTAATGTATTTTGCTCTTCTGTTTTAGGAGTCCTATTTTTCATCATCACGTGTGTGATAATTGACCGCATTAAAAACCTGACGAATGGATATTCCGCCATTCTCTTCTTCCCTAACAGGGACACGATTCTCCGCCCCCACACCTTGCCCATCATGTTCATGTCCTTTACCTTCCTCCTCGGGACAATCGTCGCTGTGGGGTTATTGATAAACATGGACTACAAACCGGTCCCGCCCAGAGATCCCTTCCTAGAGCGCTCAACCAGTGTACAGCAGGCTAAAGCTACCTCACGTGTCTAGCAAaacaaaaagaagaagaagaagatgatgatgatgaagaacATGACAATAGGGACCACAAAATGACTTCACGTGCAAAGTCCACTTGATTTTCCCCATCAAATTGATGGAGCAAAGTGATCATAGTGATCATTGTACCAATGTTTCATTAAACTTTTGTCATAGTCATCATATATCACATACTGCTGCAGAAAGATTAAAACAAGTGTTAATTTTGTTATAATgttatggtgttttttttttataatttttatgttgtttttatattattttaataatagtAACAAAACAATGTCATCGGTGGTCAGTCAAATGACGTCATGGTGAATCTTAAAGTACATCAAAGGGTTAGAAGTGGCCTAAATCAGATAGATAAGCCATTCAGACATACTCAGAGTACCCATAAATCTGGTTCAAGTTTTGCTTTTTGGGTTGTAAAACTTTTGATCTGACTATATTGAACTACATCCCTCCCTGTTGTATGATATACCGCCCCTTTAAGAGTAGTGTCTACTTGTAAGATGATTTGTACCCCTGGCTCTGTACTTGCCGATATTCCAAAGGACATAAACTATTTGTGTTTTGGTTACAGTCTGCTCCTCCTTTTCGACACTGGGGGATGAAGATCATTAATTTATGGTCTCCTTCTTAACATCGATCGGTCTGTTTGGGGACCTAAAAACAATCCCATGTTTTTTCAACAGCAAATACCGGTATCATATCGCATTTTctctaaaatatatcaaataatgtaGAATAACGAGTAATGTTTCCAGTTTCACCGATCAAGACACAAAGGAAAGCCATTTTGAGTCAAAATCAATTAAGTCAACAAAAATAACGCTAAAGTTTTTAACTCTTTCATTTAACTGACATGTATGGTTACTTTCTGTAAGATCGCTTGCAGATTTTGTCACCCAAATCAATATCCATGTGCCATAATGCTCAACACTATCGTCGgaacaatatttgtttacaatgaAGGTGTTCGCTGTAACGATGACATTGTCTTATCCAAATTAGTCAAGAGACTGTAAATAACAAATTTACAAATACGCCATGGGTGCAATAAAAGCCGAACTGGACGCATGGTGTCACGTGACTTTGGCAAACGCGACGAGGCTGTATCTCGAGATAGCATTGTAAATACATCAATTGGACAAGTTTAGAAAATGTGAACGGTTCCAGGGTCCAATGTGCATTCCAAAATCACGAAAACATTTCTGTCTCTAGAACAGTCTTTTTAAAATAACGGTGTTGAGACAATGTTGCATCCAACAGAAGCTGTTTTCTCGTTCCTTGCATTTGTCTGTTTTGGTCTCCATGTCACTGGGATATGCACGGCAGACTGGTGGAATCTATCGGACCAGTTTGCCAATGGAACAATGGTGACGACGTCCTTCGGAATCTGGTGGACTCGCACGTGTATAGATGATGTTTGCTCTTCCACTTCTCGGGACCTAACTGGAGAACTTGGTGCGTAAATATCTTGAATTGTACAACACtggtttcaatatttttttgtatttggtaaagcttttttgtttttttaaagaattcaaaattttatcatttcacGAAATCTGCATTTTACAATGTCATGATATAAGGAAGGGGAAATTGCGCGGTTAAAAAgtctttttatatcattttcatttagcaaatgaaatgttttctaacattttaaaaattaaataaggacaaggtttaattttttttcagcgtGGTTGCTTGGGGTGGCGGCCATAGAGACTATATCCGTGGTGTTATATGCCCTGGCGCTCCCAGTGGCAGTGATGCTGGTATACCGAGCCGTGAGAGACCTAAATGTTGACGTCCTTAAAAAGCTATATGTGGTCATCTTAAGTGGAGCAGGTGGGAGCCTTAATTCTATCTATATAATGtctttaatcttttaattaaataaatcaaatgttaGTAAAAACGTGAAATATTACATATACGGAcacattcataaaaatatatctaaacatGAATTCACTATTTTgcgttttttaacatttataacTGTTTTCTGGCGGAAGCTGTTACTGGCTGCGCCTTAGTGTCTGTTAAAATTGGTCCGTCAAAATTCCATcacttttcattttgatatttacgaTGTTTACCAGTGTGATCGGTGATTTTAGTTTCACGAAAGCTTTGCTACTATAATCATTGATAATTGATGAACTTGCACCATTTTCGCAACGCTATGAAACCTTTGTTAGATATGGTGTATTCATTTTCTCGTGTGTTTCTCGTGTTTTCATGCAGGAGCTGTCATCCTCGTCGGAATTCTATTATTCGTCAAAAAAAAGGCAGGGCTTACGGAAAGATTTGCCATGGAGACCAAGGATGGCGTGGCCGGGTGGTCGCTAGCGTTGTCCTCGGCAGGCGGAACGATCGGTCTCCTGGCGGGAGTTTCCATGGGAATCAGTCTTTTTTGCAAAACCAAAGAATATGATGACGAGGAGGAAAATGCCGAAAAATCACACGAATATTGGCAGCAGAAGCACAAAGAAGTCAACTGACTGCTGTAAAAGTGCTGTTTGTTTTGATTTGGCTAATACTATGTACAGTGAGAAATATTAATACAGAATGGGAATGTTGtgttattttcgtaataaaagACGATGAATTGCAGCTGGATTTACTGATAATCTTGAAGAAGTTCAACCATTTTAGCGTGGAATAATTTCATCGGCCTTGTGGACACCACATTTCTTTGAGAATCAAAACATTCTGTAATTGGCAATTTGCGCACgctcattaaaacattttttgaatgtttataaaatttttgaCTATACTTATAcctgaataatttttattttgttcattaaaaaaataaatgtcccCTCACCAGTATGTTATAGAAGgttgagaaaaaagaaaatcagatCACAATCtcaaaatagaaatattaaattgtgTCAGAGAAACATACACTCAGGTGATTCACAAAATAAAAGGAGGAATATTTACGGCAAGTCTTCACTGCCGTACGGGAATATCTCGGCGGCGGCATTAGCgttgtaacatatacatgtgtattccATTGCACAATATTCCCGGCCCACTATTGAaatagaacaattttaacaattaagagcttggacttttacGTAGTTGTGTCAGACAGCAATGTGACGGAAGCCTGTCTATTCCATTGCTAGCCACCCTTTGAattcaacaagatttgtctggcttttgagttaAAAGCTATGCAATCAATGCATATCTCATTCAAAACTAGCGTCATTCTTAAcatgttttgatgcaagaaatacatAGTTACGTCATACCAAAAGTTTAAGGTCTACTTAAAAAGGTTCTATTAACGTTGCCAACTGCactataattcaatttttttatgtgaaatattgtgaatgaaaaaataaaaatttgctgcgagaaaaagtaaaggggggggggggggggggtcaccgGTGCCACGTGCCTGCATTATATTGTAAGCAAGACTTAAAGTTACTTTTCTATTTTACAAGAAAAGCAAaggttcaaaatatttttacgcTTTATTTGTCTGgtataacatgtataatatcTGTCTGGTCTAAAATTGCGAGGCAATACTAATCTATTAAGTTCTTACTGTGAACAGATATTTTtgaactcatacatgtatattaatatttctCAACGTTATACAAAGCAGTTTtaataacaaacaaaagttccttttgtgaaatttgaaattatttatttttgaatatggtttttttgtttcctcaaatatacatataatcttattattttaataaattaaaccaGCAATACAGATTTatctttttcaattaaatttcattttttttatttatcatttaataaaaaatctaaacaatTGTCCAACCACTCAACACATTGCTGAAGTCTATCAAATGGCATAGCGCCATTTAATTCAGTGAAAAATTGTCTTAATTCGGTGTATCGCTTTACAATGTCAAATTTACAGGCATACTGGAGTTTTCTGATGCAGACTGGACAGAAGAAGAGAGGTTGTAACATGGCCTCCTCCACTGATGAGCTGCCATTCATCCCACACAGGAAGAAGTCGCAATGAGAGAGGCCAAACAAATGTCCTAGTTCATGACTGGAGACCTGACAATAGAAAACATTAACAATTATAACTAAATTAAATCAAAGTCCTGAACAGATCTATAGTACTAAATACTGTTTAAGTGCTAAAACTAGGATACAAATACTAATATGAACAAAgtaatttctgaataaaatagGTACTCAACAGATTTAAGTACTGAAAAGAACCAAAGTACTGAAGAGATTTAAAGTGTTGAGTCATGTGAGTAGAATTAAAGTACTAAATAAAGTAAAAGTATCTAATAGTATCAAAGTACTAAATAGACTCTGGACTCTACTCAGTCAAAGTAATTTCTCTAATAAGGAATTGCAAATTGCAACCAATTTTTGTAAAAGATGACAATAATGTACGGAAATTTTGCTTAAATCACATCTAGCAGCCAAGGGTGACAATCCACGGTGTTTTTCTATAAACCGATAGGCTGCGTGGTTTGAGCTACATGTACTAAATCTGCCAATCTGTATGTGCcgtttaaatcttttttgtcattttagtattaaattacaaaatacaaattcacaATAAAATTTTCCAACAttaaaattgcagctcatattgctttaattgaatgaaaattagGGCAGTCATAGGCGTAGGGAGGGGGAGGCGGCTGGGggagggggggcttagccctcAACTTTTTGTTTGCAAAGTTAGATATAACTATCAGGCACCTCtatgaagaaaatgaatggaaactgataataattggatttttttaagtccaaggggcataaatctgtcaaaaattgcatgatcatacccaaaattaaacttgacctagacattattatgataaatctgtatactaaatttcattttgatatgtgTAACCTCTGCGAAGAAAGTGAACGGAAACTATTGGTGGACCAACTGActtgacagacagacagacagacggacagcagcaaagcaatatgccctctcttcttcgaaggggggaaTAATAAAATTGTAACATGTTTGGGTTGGTGATTAAGATAAGTCTGGGGAGTGTGTTTTCATAATATGCTATAAAGGATGAATGATTAGAACAAAACAACAAAGAGTCAACGTATACCGATATTTATAAGGGCTACCTATCCAGATAGGTAAACTAAGCTACAAGTAACTGGTTACCAAAAGTAAAAAAAGCTAGCTACCTATCCCTAGCatacaaaacaaatacataaaaaaaataaaagggttGAGCTCTTTCTATGGGATGTATCTCTGACATGGTAATATCTGAGGCACAGGTCTGAGGTCTTCTTAGCCTCATCTCTGTCTTGATATGGCTCTATGTCTATAGCATTAGATAAAGGGCTGTATCCCTGCAGCCGACACAGGCTGCAGCCAGGTACATACAGttgataaaatttgtaaaataacaaaGTGCTGTTAAACTCAATATAACACTGTGCAAACATATTACACTGCTACTTTGACAGCTGAACACAGAATGTGTTCAGTGTAGATGTTACTTTTATAcctaaataatttaaatctgaaaatgtagaaaaaatggGGCTAATTACcttataaaatcaaattactgGCAATCAGATTATTAATATGGAAAGAAATTGTCGAATCGGCACTTTTCTCTCTAACCCCCCTCCCATTTGTATCCCTTGTTTCGTAAATCATCGTATTACTTTTTCAGATTCTTTTATTTTACTCACACGATTCTTGGATTTGCAATTAATTCCTGCATTTGTGAAAATTGGGAAGGAGATCAAATaggtaaatgtaaataaataatttctaaacatttcGTGAAAATTATCTCGAAATggcaaaatttattttcacattttgcttGTAGCTATATATGCTCTAAGACCCAACCTTGTGGATATTTTTACTGCTTGAATAAAAGTACTAAAGtgtgaaataaaaatagaatcAAAGCACTGAAATAATGACAGTACATATctaggtatatttttttttataaattacctTTAATAATTTCCACATAATAATAGGATCGATGTCTTCTATATCTCTGCTTTTTTCTGGATCAAATGTCTTTGGTTCAAATCGTCCAAAACTTATCACTCCTGACCTGTGTCGTTTAGACGCCTCTCCCAGAACAAAATTTAAACTCTCAGTTGGATATAGGTCAGTCCATGTTAATCCCAAGATACCATAAGTGTTTTTGGGCTTCCATTTTTTGAGTTGAGGATAGAAATCAGACACAAGATACTGTCTCTTTCCTGTAACTTTGTGATTTCTTGTAGTTATATTCCAGTTTTCTTTCTCTGGATCAACAGAATCTAACCAACTGACAGCCATTTCTTGATAAAATATTCCCAAAAAAGTTCCTAGAATTTCAAACAGAGAGCAGACTTTACCACTCATATTCAGTTTAAAGTCCATGACAAAAGATGGGAAACTTCCAATTGGTACTAAATAGACGGCAGTTTTTCTTTGCATTAGTTTCATCTGCATTCTTTCAATATCATAATGCGATTTCCAGTTCACAAATGTTTCTGATGCATACAAAGGTTTATTCAAAGGCATAGGTTTATATAGAGTTGCTCCATTGGTATTGCACAAGTCCATGTGGTCTCTGTCTTGGGCTTTAACACCATTGTGATCATAATTATTGCCCTTCCCTGTCGACCCTTTACTTTGAGAAGTACATTTTAGATCAATTAACTGAGAAAGTCCAAAGAATTTCTGTTCCACGCAAGACTTTTTGGTCAATGTCCCTATGAGATAGCGCCTCTGAGAAGCCTCAGCATTTCTTGAAGATGAACTTCCCATTGAGCACTACGATGATGAACAGCTGATaaacaatgataattatacatttatgtaACATTGAATTCATGGATAAAGGCCATTCTTCTATATGTACATTTCTTTTTgaatcaataaataattaaacacgATACCTAATTCACTCTAACACAAAAAACATGATAAAACGATGAAATCCTACTTTCAACTTTGGGAGAACCTGTCAAAGGATGTTgatcaaaatttaataataaaaagcagaaaaataaaatattttttcagtttGCAAAAAAGGCAAAGTATgcagtaaatatttttgaaaagatgcataaaataacttaaaacattattataaatGTGATTTAGGTATCTAAACTTCCTTTATTTAGAGAATATAGAGCTTAAAACAATTTTCGTTTTGGTAGatttcaaattattaaattctaaaaattagACCGTAGATACAAATGGCGGTATTCGTAAACAAGATTGTTGCATGTTCGATATTGATTGGGATTATTGCGTTTAACAAGCTGTAAAAGTAAGTCATTATGCAGTTTGTATATTGATAAAGTCACAATAATTACAAACGATCAATGAattaacaatttcatttttttataaaatgatatgaCAGAACAAACTTAGGGTGTTTTAATTCTTGGCTCTCTCGAATTTCCTCAGATTACCtgatttgtttttgtgtttCCATAAATTCATTACATTTCACTATCATTTGACATATACATATCTAATAGAATGTGAATCAATACTTGGTCTTTTGATGTATTTTGCGGATTTGCATTCTAATATCTTAAACAAATTTGTAGAGGcaacaaaacataaaataaagtgaACTGAAAATGAATTTAACACGATTTAATGTAAAGACATTATTTGACAGATGCGAGATGTTTACATGCATTATATTATTGCTTTAAGGAATTAATGGTTTAATACATCTAAACGTTTTCAACCATTTAATTAAATTCGTGCATCATTTTCAACTataagtctgtcccaagattttCATGCAGCATATTTGGAcgatttatgataaaaatacacatacctgtgaaagaagtgcaattgaaatagttgaaagggataataTCCAAGATAAGtttattgacacattatcatctttcactcggaaaaattcacagaatagaaaacagattccttacggagatttataatcgggaatgtttacatcttttctccattccgaatacactcggaatacatcgcacaatttttcaacgttatcattcgggcttgctgcaatacaaaatccccgtagacatcacattttttagcattgtattgaaacttgataagctaacaggggcgtttggactaagaattttaaatcttggacatttttcatacttttgaatgaacatcgtttgaaccctgaggtatttataaatatcaagcaattaaggcaaatgtgaatccaggatatcttgggacagagtatagtatgtga carries:
- the LOC128189438 gene encoding uncharacterized protein LOC128189438 — protein: MPSKRMNTYFKDKLLVFNSVLAIIFALVGLLGDYWWEMNVTSSSTVDLGLWTQVTCGQTLFGAGNFSTYACFKDDNDNNGWVKFVRITTAFGTSLLGLGLLVHLVYLLKKTPTLKTFSAGVMFIAGVLFFIITCVIIDRIKNLTNGYSAILFFPNRDTILRPHTLPIMFMSFTFLLGTIVAVGLLINMDYKPVPPRDPFLERSTSVQQAKATSRV
- the LOC128164436 gene encoding uncharacterized protein LOC128164436, which gives rise to MLHPTEAVFSFLAFVCFGLHVTGICTADWWNLSDQFANGTMVTTSFGIWWTRTCIDDVCSSTSRDLTGELAWLLGVAAIETISVVLYALALPVAVMLVYRAVRDLNVDVLKKLYVVILSGAGAVILVGILLFVKKKAGLTERFAMETKDGVAGWSLALSSAGGTIGLLAGVSMGISLFCKTKEYDDEEENAEKSHEYWQQKHKEVN
- the LOC128164422 gene encoding archaemetzincin-2-like gives rise to the protein MGSSSSRNAEASQRRYLIGTLTKKSCVEQKFFGLSQLIDLKCTSQSKGSTGKGNNYDHNGVKAQDRDHMDLCNTNGATLYKPMPLNKPLYASETFVNWKSHYDIERMQMKLMQRKTAVYLVPIGSFPSFVMDFKLNMSGKVCSLFEILGTFLGIFYQEMAVSWLDSVDPEKENWNITTRNHKVTGKRQYLVSDFYPQLKKWKPKNTYGILGLTWTDLYPTESLNFVLGEASKRHRSGVISFGRFEPKTFDPEKSRDIEDIDPIIMWKLLKVSSHELGHLFGLSHCDFFLCGMNGSSSVEEAMLQPLFFCPVCIRKLQYACKFDIVKRYTELRQFFTELNGAMPFDRLQQCVEWLDNCLDFLLNDK